The region CCTCGCACTGCAAGTACTTACTTCCTCTATGTATCTCTGGTTGGGGTTCGCATCGAAGCCATCCGCTGAGGGTGTGCAGAGTCGAGCAGGTCTCGGCAGGGCGGCTCTGACGCTGTTTGTCGACGCTATCGAGGGCGCACTGGGTCCGGAAGCGGTCGAAGTTCCGGCATCGTTCCCGACCGCTCGATCGTCTGGATTTCGACGTCGTTCACCGCGACGGTGAGCGTTTCCCAGTCGCTCGGTACGTCTGCTCCGCCGACGAGGTGAGTGACGGAACCGCATCGCGATTCCCCGGTCTTTCCGCCGGACGACGTTTCGCTACTGAATCCGGACGTAACGGTGAATCTCAAGACGAACTCGTTCGCGACAGAACGGGTCAACTCAGGTTCGACGTCTCCCAACTCGCTACAGAGCCTCACGTCGAACGTCAAATCCGCGGACTCGCCGTCGCTCACGATGTGAACCCACCCGCTGTGAGTCTCCCCCTCACTCGGGAACGATGTACGACTCTTCGAGTAGACGAGTCCGAGGGAGTCGTCGCCCTCGTCGGTTTCGCTCTCGTCCGACCTACTAAGGGCCACAGAACTCGTCCACCCGTGACAGCCGGCGAGGCAGCCGATACCGGCGATGGAACTGACGGCCAGCACCTCGCGGCGGGATACTGGAGGGCTCATCACTCAGTGAATACGCACTCTCGATAAGTGCTTTTCTACTGCCACGTCGTGGACACGGAGCGCACTCTCAGTCGTCTCTCCGTCTGTCCTCGACGCCGGGTGCGAACTCGAACGGATTCGGTTCTATACCTTCGTGGTACGAGCGAACGGCCAGCTTCGTCCCGAGGTAGCTCGCTCCGACCGTACCGAAGAACGCGACGACGAACGTCCCGGAGCGTACCGAGACGCCTCCGTTACGGTTCGCTGACCCGGAGAACCGGCTTGATGGCGTCGCCGTTCTCGGAGTCTTCGACGGCCTGCTCTATCTCCTCGAAGTCGTAGTACGTCACGAGTTCGTCGAAGGGGAACTTCCCCTGTCGGTACAACTCGACGAGGTCCGGGATGAACTCCCGCGGCGAGGAGTCGCCCTCGACGATTCCGGTGACGGAGCGACCGTTGAGGATGAGGTCGTTCACGTCGAAACTCGCTTCGGCACCCAACGGCGGCGCACCGGCGATTCCGAGCGTCCCGCGTTGGGTGAGCGTCTCGACGGCCTGTTCGGCGACGTCGGTGACGCCGGTCGTTTCGAGGGCGTACTCGACTCCCCCGTCGGTCACCTGTCGGACCGTTTCGACGACGTCGTCTACGTCGTCGGGGTTCACCGTCTCGGTCGCACCGAGGGCGGCCGCCTTTTCGAGGCGGTTCTCCCGGAGTTCGACGACGACGACGTCGGTACAGCCCTTGATATCCGCGGCCATGACCGCCGAGAGACCGACCGACCCCGCGCCGAAGACGACGATGGACGACCCCGCCTGCGGGTCCAGCGAGTTGATGACCGCTCCCGCACCGGTTTGGATGCCGCACCCCAACGGCCCCAGCAGTTCCAAGGGAACGTCGTCTTCGACGGGGACGACGTTTCGCTCGGTGGCGACGGCGTGGGTGGCGAACGACGACTGGCCGAAGAATCGGCCGCTTATCTCCTCGCCGTCGCGCGAAATCGGGGACGTACCGTCCTCCGGTCGCGCGCCGCCGAAGTTGTATTCGTAGAAGTGCTCGCAGTACGCGGGGTGTCCGTCTCGGCAACTGGGGCAGCGTCCGTCGGCGTCGAAACTCATGACGACGCGGTCGCCCGGTTCGACCGACGCGACGTTCGCTCCCACCTCTTCGACGACGCCGGAGCCTTCGTGCCCGAGGACCGCCGGAAGCGGCGTCGGATACCACTGGTCGCGGACGATCATGTCCGTGTGGCAGACGCCGGCCCCGACGACGCGGACGACGACTTCGTTCGCCTGCGGGTCGTCCAGTTCTACGGTCTCGATGTCGAACGGTCCCCCCTCTTCTTCGACTACCGCGGCTTCGATCTCCATGTGTCAATCAACCTTCAGTATGCTCTCGGTTAGAATTTTGGTCGACGGACGGACTCGTCCGTCGCGAGAGCGCTCCGCGAACCGCGAGCACGGGTCGAGCGTCGTCCCGCCTACTCACGTTCGGCCGTCGCCGTCCCGCCTTCGGGTCCTCCCTCAGACGACGAGGTTGGTCAGGGAGTCGCCCGCCTCGCGCCGGCGGACGTTCTCGCGGACGAGCGCCGCGATTCGGTCGGCGTAATCGACCGTCGCGGCGGCGGCGTGCGGGGTGACGACGACGTTCTCCATCTCCCACAACGGGGAGTCCGTCGGGAGGGGTTCCTCCTCGAACACGTCGAGGCCCGCGCCGGCGATGTCGCCCGACCGGAGGGCGGAGACGAGGGCCGACTGGTCGACGACGCCGCCGCGGGCGACGTTGACGAGGTAGGCGTCCTCCCGCATCGCGTCGAATTCGGCCGCGCCGAGGAGTCCCTCCGTCTCGTCGGTCAACGGGACGGTGAGGGCGACGAACCGCGCGTCCGATATCGCCTCGACCAACGCGTCGGGGGTGTACACCTCCGAGACGTGTTCGACGGGCGTCGGCGTCCGACGGACGCCGGTGACGTCCATCCCGAGGGCGTCCGCGCGGCGGGCGACGCCCAGACCGAGCGTTCCGAGGCCGACGACGCAGACGGACTCGCCGTTCAGGGTGAACGCCTCGTCCCACGCCGGCGGGTCCCACGCCTTGTCGGCTTGGTCGCTCCGGTAGCGGTGGAGGCGGCGCGCGAACTGGAGCATGAACCCCAGCGCAGTCTCGCCGACCGAGTCGCCGTGGAGGCCGGTGCTGTTCGTCAGCCGTATCCCGCGTTCGCGGAGGGCGTCGAGCGGAAATTCGTCGTACCCGGCGCGGACGCAGTGAATCCAATCGAGGTCGGCTTCCAGAAACTCCGGTTCGTGACCGAACGAGACGACGGCGTCGAACCCGGCCACGTCGTCGCTCACCTCGGCATCGTACTCCGAGAGGAGCGACCGCAACTTCTCCGCCGGGAAGATTCGCTCGACGGACGAGTGGATGGCGACTCGCGTAGGCATGGGGGCCAGTTCCACCGGACGGACAAAAACGGTTCGTGACGCGGCGAGAGCGTCGGAGGACGCGCCGCCGTCTCAGGCCGTCCGGGCGGCGTCCTCTCGTTCGTCGGACAGGGCTTCTTCGCGGAGTTCCCGGGACCGCTCGGAGGAGACGCTCAGGTTCGGCACCTCCGTCGGGTCGCCGTCCTCGTCGATGGCGACGTAGACGAAGTACGACTCCGTCGTCAGTTCCGTCTCGCCCGTGAGGGGGTCCTCCCGGAAGACGCGGAGACGGACCTTGACGCTGGTCGTCCCGGAGTCGTAGACGTACGCTTCGATGAGTGCGGTGTCCCCGCGCGGAATCGGTCGGTGGAAGTCGACGCCCTCCATGCGGGCGGTGACGCACGTCTCCCCCGAGAACCGCATCGCGGACATCGCTCCCACCTCGTCCATCCACTTCATGACGTTGCCCCCGTGAGCCATGTCGTAGTTGTTCGTGTCGTCAGGTTGGACCAGCACCCGGTTCTCGATGTACGTCTCCTCCAGATCGACCATACACTCGCTACCGAGACGCCCCGAATAACGCTTCTGTCATGCGGTCGTATCGTTGTCTGTCGATTGTGAGGGATTCGGCGGAGCGGTCGTCGCCGGTCCGATTCGACTCGCCGCCGGCCAAATCTCTTTGCCCCCGCGACCCGAACGGCCGGGTATGAGCATCACGCTGTACGCTCTCGACGGGTGCCCGTACTGCGAGAAGGTCCACGACGCCCTCGAAGACGGCGGCGTCGAGTACGAGACGGAGTGGGTCGAAGCGCTCCACTCCGAACGGAACGAGGTCAAGCGCGTCAGCGGTCAGCGCTCCGTTCCGGTACTCGTCGACGAGGAACGCGGCGTGACGATGAACGAGAGCGACAACATCCTCCGGTACGTCGAGGAGACGTTGGCGGCCACATGAAGATATACACCGGCCGCGGCGACGAGGGGATGACCGACCTCCGGGACATGTCCCGGGTGTCGAAGACCAGCGCCCGCATCGAAGCCTACGGGACGGTGGACGAGGCGAACGCGCTGATCGGAACTGTCCGCCCCACGGGGTACGACGACGTGGACGAGAAACTCGAACGCGTCCAGAACCACCTCCACGTCGTGCAGGCGGACCTCGCGAACCCGGACCCCGACGAGGACGACCCGGTCACCACGGCGGACCACGTCGAGGAACTGGAGTCGTTCATCGACGAGGCCGACGAGGAACTGGACCAACTGAACTCCTTCATCCTCCCGAGTGGGAGCGACGCCGGGTCGAAACTCCACCACGCGCGCGCGGTGACGCGCAGGGCGGAGCGCCGAACCGTCGAACTGGCGTCGGAGGAACCGGTGAACGAGCAGACCGTCGCCTACCTGAACCGCCTCTCGGACGCCCTGTTCACCCTCGCGCGCCTCGTGAACAAGCGCGACGGCGTCCGCGAGGACGCCCCGACGTACTGAACACCACGCCTCCGTTCTTCCGTCCATCGCCCGATAGCGCTCCGCTACCCTCGATAGAACATTGTCTCGACCGACACAATCCTTTTATCTGTTGCTTGCCTACGGTCAGATATGAACAAGCACTTCGAAGACGCTTGGTACTACCTCCGACGCGCGGGCGAACACCTCTCCGTGGGCATTCGAGAGGAAGCCGAACCGGTCGAACGCCGCGTTCGCAAGATGCTCGGGCGCGAGGAGGAGGTGCCCCCGTCCGGACGGGAGCGTCTGCAAGCCGAACTCCGCCGCCGGGCGCCGCGACGCGTCGAAGTCGGCGGGAAGAAGGCCATGCGCCGCGCCCAGAGCGGTATCCGACGCTACCGCGGCGGGTCCGCGGAGTAAGCCGAATCGCCCCGAAGAAGAACGTTTAAGTCTCGCCCCGGGATACGATTTTGTGCGCGGGTTGGTGGTCTAGCCCGGTTATGACGGCTCCTTCACACGGAGCAGGCCGGCGGTTCGAATCCGCCCCAACCCATCCTCTTAAGGCGATTACACCGTGAGCGTGCGGACCGTTCTCACCCGTTCTATCTGATTTCTGAGAGGTGGTCGCGGTGAGTCGGACGGTCGAGTTGGAGCCTCCCGTTTGCGACTACTGCGGGTGCTACGTTCTCGACGATGACCAATCCTGTCCGGCACTCAAGGACGGGAGGTGTCAGCCGTGACGCGAAGGAGAGCCGGGAGGGCCGTCTACTGTTCCAAGGCTTGGACCCTCATCGGCGCAAGACTCCGGAGAACCGGAGTACACCGACCAACCACAATGGGGGTGGTCGGGCGTGTGTGACGACCCGTCCCACCGATTTGAGCGTTACGTAGGACGAGAGCTGATTTCAGGTAGGTGGTCAACGAGTCCCCCGACTGAACAACCCGCAGACTGGGATCTCGAGCCCAACCTCGGAGGTAGTGACGCGTGAGCCACATCGCACCTCACTTCCACGAGGTCGACATGTTCCTGTGGTTCACCGACAACGGTCTCTCGCCGTACTGGGCGCTCTCGAATCTCTGTATTGGCGAGTTCGACGGTTACCGGAAGATCACCTTCGAGATTGGAGACGAAGTGTGGACCGCTCGGATCAACTACAACCCCGAGACGGGAATTGCACCCCGCGACTCTGACCCGATCGAGTCGGAGAAAGCGTACGAGTACAAGATCCACGCAGAAGGCCCGGACGAGCAGAAGGCTGATTTCGTCTTCTCGCCTCGGTGGGACGACCAGAAGAAGCCCGACGGTGACGAGATGAAACGCCCTTGGTGCGGTGGCGAAGGCGTTCAGGCCCACGTGCAGGGCTCGAACCTCACGTACGACGAGTACCTCTTCGTCCTGCAGTCCACGCTCCAAGCGTTCGCTGACGAAGCAGAGACGGACTTCTCTCGACGATACTTCGGTCGCCCCCGAGGAGACTCGAACATCGTCACGACCGAACTGTACGTCCGCCTCATGCGTGAGTACGCGAAGAAGCTCACCCGTTCGACGGGCATCTTCTATCGGATTATGCACCTCCTCGCAGAGGAGAAGGACTCACAGTTCATCTACAAGGGCGACAATACCAACGTCGTCGGCAAGCGCCACGCATTCGCCCTTGACCCGTTCTCGTCGTCGAAACTCGTCGACGATCACTCGCTCGGGAAGCGTCTGAAGTGCTATCACCCAAAGTACGTCCGCTCGAAGGAGAGTCGAGACGACCCACTCTCCTCACCGAAGTTCGGCGTTGCGTTCCACAAGTCGCTCAACACAACGGAGGGAATTACTGGAGAGTACCGTTCTGGTGGTTCTGCTGTGAAGTGGCGTGACCGTAAGCAGTTACTCCGCGAACTCGAGGAGACGTTGATCAACGTCCTTCGGTGGGCGGGCATTCCAGTCGACGCCGATCCGACTGCGTTCGTCGAGGACTATCACTTCCAGGTTGAGAAGTCCGACCGCTCCATTGGTCACTTTGGTGACCCGACGCCTCGACTGGAGGCCGAACAGGAGAATCTCGTGATAACGGTACTTCAGGACATCTCTCCGAGTGCACGGTCGGTGATGGAGATGCTCGCCACCGATGGTGGTGAAGCTCACTACAAGGACGTCGCAGACGAGACGGGATACTCCGTCTCTCAAGTCTACCGCGCTCTGGAGGAGATCGGCGAGGCGGTCGTGAACGAAAACGGGCTCGTTCGGTTCTTCTCGGAGAAGATCCGTCAGGAGATCACCGCCATCGTCGAACGAATCGAGTCCTCCATCGAGGACGGCATCGGCGCAGTCGCGCGGCTCGCGAACGTTGAGACGCGTTCATCTGCCGACTCCGCCATCCAACGCTGGATGTCGAGGTACGGGGCGTCGTTCGAGAACATCGGTGACGGTGAGGGGAAGATTCGCTTCGACACCGTCCTGTCGGAGTTGAAGTCGCACGGAGTACCTACCATCGACGAAGTCCTTGAGGAGGGACTTCTCGCATGGAAGCGTGCTGGGCGTAACCCGCGCGTCTTCGCCGAGCTGGAGTTCGTCGCAAAGGAGATCATCGGACGAAACCGAGACGACGGTACTGTGGGGCGAGAAATCACCTGGTAGCGCGGTGACGGCTGAGTGGCAACACTCGTCTGGCTGACGTTCTTTTATATACAACTCGTCCGAACCTCGGTTTCTATTGGAACTCGATTTTCGTCGTCGTCGTCTCTTTCGAGTCCTAAGAGCCTGCAGCCACTCGGGTCGTTCGCATTAGGTGCGAACATCCCCTTAGGGAGTGTCCCTAAGAGGGACAGACTCCGAAAATACCCTCGCACCGCGGCGATTTCTAAGTGATGCACGAGAAAAGGAGGGGGCAAGAGAATGACGAAGTCACCGACGCCCTTCCTGGAAGTGAGAAAGATACTGTCGGACAGTAGACTTACTGATGTCAAGATTATTAGCGATTTCTGCATCACTCAAGTAGTGAATAGAACGTAGATAGGCAGCAATTGCGGGCTTTCCAAGAGCTGCAATAGAGACGGGAACGAAGTTTGATTTAGAGACGGTGTCGAACTTACCTACCCGTGACCAAAGCTCTGCAAATAACCGAGCACGTTGCCTACTACGGCGAAAAAGCAAGTGTTGATCAGCAAAACAACGCATTTCGCCAGTAGGCGTTCGAACCCAAGCAAAGCCACCTCCCCTCCCCTTACTGAACCGGAAAACAGCGACTGTCAATTCGCCATCTTCCCAATCGATAGTCCGATCGATGTCGTACCAATACCTCTCTGGGGGAGAACCCGTGAAATGCCGCTCAATGTGTTCGCGCTCCTCATCTGTGAGCTCCATTACCTATTAGAGAGGGTTTTACAGATTGTAAAATCCGCGCCTTTCATTTATAACACCCATCCAGCGCAATAGCAGAGTGCGGCACGACCTACCAGGAGAGTGAGAAAATCATAATGGAAGAACGCGATTGGGAAGCCATCCGCCGAAGCGTGCTTGAGCGCGACCAAGAGCAGTGCATGAACTGTCGTATTCCGAGAACTGATGCTACCCTCGATGTCCACCACATCGTGCCTCGTGGACAGGGAGGATCAGATCGATTCTCGAATCTGGTCGCGCTTTGCAGACAGTGTCACGATGCCGCGCACGGCAAGGCGATGGCTCCCGTGGTTAGATGGTACAGCAATGGTCAAATGGATTCCGTTGAGTTCGAGGCCTACCGCCATCTGTGGAAGACGATCGACTGGGTACGCTTCAATGAGGAAGGGCGATTCTGGTATATCCCCTTAGGGGACATTGGGCGGTTCGTTGACGAACCGCTCATAGAGGATAGGGAACGGATGCCCTTCGGTAAGCAGAGTAGATAGGAAGACGCACCCGCAGTTGGCCTTCGGCCACACCGATATTTCTCAGATAAAGCATCAATCTACGTCCACCCACACATCTAGATTCCGAGCGGGAGTTAGTTGTCCCTGGGAGCCCATACTGATGCGGTACGCTCATCGTATGATAACAAGGTCACAAGGATAGATGATTCCCAGATGGGAGTTGGTTGAGGAATAGATGTAAAAGAAGGTACTTAGACTCGTCCAGATCCTCAGGGAGTGAGCTGCTCGTAGCCTAATCACCCTCAACTGAACGACTCTAAACTACACTCGGTGTGTGAACTCAGATAGCGCTCAATCCGTCGTTCGTGCCATCCAATCGGCGATAGGATGCTTTCTGCTGCCTGTATCAGTTGATCGCGGTAGAACGGCCCGTCGTACTCCGAGGGCTCTTCGCTCTTGAGGACGACACGGTCTCGAGACGACTTCTCGTCGTCGACGACGACGTACGACACGTTCTGGCCTGGGCGTCGGGTGAGTCCCTTTCCGTCGGCGCGTTTCAAGGCGGCGACGTTCCGGGTGTTCTGCGTGTACTCGTCAAGCGACTTCGAGACACGATTGTTCACGACCAGTCGCGTCGGGTCAATGGCCCCACGTTCGAGGCGATCGATCATCGTGCGGAGTCGCTCACACACCGCTTCCGGGTCGCGGGTTTCGTCTAGGGCCTCGATGAGTTCCCGCTGTGCATCCTCGATGTACGTCGGTGTACTTCGTTGACGGCACTCGATACCTCGATACTTATACTCATCAACACCGGCTACCTTTCCGAAGTACTTCGTGAGGGCACCGGCGTCGGAATCCGCACGGGGAACAAATGCAATCCAGTCGTACTCGGCCTCGTACTCTAAGCGGATTCCCACGTCCTCAGTGATCTGGGCTGCAAGTTCGTCAAGCGGCGTCTGTTCCGCGCCGTCGACGGGGGTTACCCAGATGCTGTCGACAATTCCGTGGACGACACGCCACCCGTTCGCCTCGAAGACGGCCTTGCTATCGAGAAGGATTTCGCGCGCGAAGGCGTTGATCGCCTCGTGGCACTCGATTCGGCCGAACTTCGCGTTGGAGAATCCCTGATACCCGAAACACGAGACGAGTATCCACTTGATGGCGTTCGACTGGCCTTCGAGGGCGGCCTGCCGGTCGGGGTCCTTAGTGTCCTCTAGTTCCTCCTTGATAGCATCACGATCGGCGATGAGCGGTTCGAGAACGTCGGGGAGATACCCTCGTTCGTCACAGATGGAGTACCCCAGTCCGGGGACATCGTCGCGGTCGGCGTGACAGTCACACCGAATCTTGTCTGGGCTCACGTTTCGAGTGACGATGATATTCGGGAAGAGCGAGGAGAAGTCCAGTTCGTGGACATCCTCGTGCAACCCAACCTCCGGAGTGAACGTGAACCCACCTCGGTCGGCCGCATGGAGTTGTCGCATCGTCTTGAACTGCTCGTGCCGCCACGAGTGCCACGGGACGAGCACGCCGCGAGACCGTGCCTCTCGTATTTGGATGGCCGTCAGAACGTTGCCGATCGAGGACCACGCCAACTCTTGGAGCGGCTTGTGCGACCGAGAGACGAGGTCGAGACAGCCGTCCAAGTTCGTCTGGTCCCAAAAGAACGTATTCGACTCGTCGATGATGACCCGACCCGGGACATTGTAGCGGGCAGGCGAGTGACCGACCTGTCCGTAACTCTCGTACGTAGACTCGCCGGCGAGCGTCTGATAGCCGGGGAGCCTCCCGAGTGCGAACTCCGAGATATCGTACTGGTCGGCCTGTTCGAACAGCCGGGGTATCAGCTCACTCGACGATACTTGCAGGACATCAGGGTCGTCTTCCTGAATCTGCTCGCGTACCCCCGTCAGCACGTCATCCGGGACGCCCGACAGTAGTTTATCTCCGACTTTTATCTCCGTTATCGGGGGTGAGGCGAGTTCGGCTTCGTCTACGGCGAGACGGAGAACCGAGGGTCGCTGCGTTGGCGTCGGGTCGACGCCCGCCTCCAGACAGTATCGGTACTCTCGGGAGAAGTCGACGTTGTAGAGGCGGTAGTCGCCGGGTGATCCCCACCCTCTGACCTCGTTGGCGACGTTCGTCACAGCATCGAGGTCCGCGACATCGACGCGCAAGACCGTCGTCGGGTCGTGCCGAAAGCCAACCTGTTCTTCGACCTGCTGCGTCGCCTCAACTTGAGGGTGGTTGCGAAGGTATGCTGCGGCTTCTGTGAGGTCGCCACCGTGGACGGAGACGTATATCGTCGGCGTGTACGAGTCGTTGCGTGTCACCGTCGTTCCGTCGTCGGTGAGCGACCATTCGAGTACTGTGCCATCTCGGTAGTCGATCTTGTAGGTCATCGGGTGCTCTGGTCGCCCACATCGTCTTGGTCAACGTGAGCTTCAAGTTCGTCAATTCGGCGTTCCTGTTCCAGGACGATCGAGACGATCATCGGTATCTCGGGGGTGCGATGATTCAGGTAGCCCGCCGCGTCAGCGTGGGCACGCACGTGGTCGAACAGGCGGTCGAAATGCGGTTGGTCACGGCGACGGAGCGCCCTCCGGAAGTCGCTCCAGTCGTCTTCGACAGCGCGAATCGTGTCTCGGAACGTCGGGTTAGTTCGGCCCACCGATCTGCACCTCCATCGGGGCCGGCGTCTCGATCTCGTCGAAGACAGCATGGCGGGATGAGAGGACACGCCGCCAGAACGCGAACGTCGTCTGCACGAGGCCATCCTCGACCGGATAGACTAGTGTCTCGAACTCGTCACCGCTGAATCGCGGGCCGAAGGCTGTCTGCTCACATTGGAGGACCGTTGTCGACACGTCCGCGACGGGTTCCGAAAAGGCGTCGTCGGTCGTCCGTGTAACCAGTACGGGGAGGTCGTAGTCCACGGCCAGTCGGACGACGCGACGAAGTGCCGCCGTTAGCATCTGGTCGGCCTCCTGGGATCCGAGGTCGTCAGCACGATAGAACGCGTCAACATCAGGAAGGACTACGAGTTCGACGTCGTCAGGAAGTTCAGCGGGGATATCATCGATCAGACTGTAGTGCTGCCACGGAGTGAACGCCCGCGCAATATGCACTCGGTTGAGAACGCGCATGCTCGGCGCGAGTTCGGCCATAGGCTGAGTCGTGCCGTTTCCACGCGAATCGATCCAAACGGCCGACCCGCTCTCTAATAGGATATGGTCAAGGACGAGCGAATGCAGCGCACCCGATGCTCGGTCTTCCATTTCGAGGAGCGTCACGCCTGTGTCGAGAGTCGGTAGTTCTGGTATCGTTCGACGCGTCATCACGTTATACAGTCTATCACCCCTGTCAATAGGCGACGCGGGGTCGTTTCCGTTGTTTCCGATATCGGGTTAGGAGAGGTCCGTTCGAGGGCGGTACGTCCGGGCGCGCTTCTCTCCGTCGGCAACGACGAGGCGGTAATGCTCCATCTTTTGCAAGTAGTTTCGGACCGTCCGCTTCGTCTTCGGGTTGTCGACGCGCCGGCAGTACTCGTCGTAGAGTTCGCCCGGATTCGTCTCCCCTTCTTCCTCCAGAATCTCGAAGAGGACGCGCTGATGCTGCCGTAATTTCTCGACCGCCTTGCGACGAACCTCGGCCCGTCCGTCGGGGACTGCATCCTCGACGATATTGCTCGTGATGTGATCCTGCCCAGCCTGTTGTGCTTGCCGGGCAGCGTTGCGAAGTATTCCGATAGCAATGCGTGCGTCCCCTGCTGCGGCATCAGCGATAAGCGCCAATTGAGGCTTTCCGATAGCGTCTTCCGTTAACCCCCACCGGGTTCGCGCCTCCAGTATCGAAACCAGTTCATCGAGATGGTACTTGTCGAAGTTGATGCGGACGCAACTCTGGAAACGGCTACTTAGTCGGTCATCGAGATATGAGAATAGGTCTTCCTCGCGATTCGTGATAAGAATCGCCGTGATGCCCCGCGTTTCGTATAGATCGTAGAGGACGCTCTTATCTTCGAGCTGGTCGACTTCGTCAAGGATGACGACGTAGTGGGGACCGTCGTAGTTCCGGAGGCGATTCAGGAGTTCATCTGTCGGGGTCGACCGCCGGTGGATGTCGACCGTCTTTCCGATACCGTCCAGGACGCGGTAGAGGACTCGGAATCGCGTGTAGTCTTGCCAGCAGTTGATGTACTGCGAGTTGATGTTGAGGACGTTCTCCCGAAGGCGTTCGGTCGTAAACCGGGCGATACACGTCTTTCCTGCACCCGATGGACCGAGAAGCAGGGATGTCTCGCCTGGCTCTTTGTGCATAATGGGCTTGAGGGCGTTCGAGAGGACGTTCACCTCCTGGTTTCGATGCTCAACCTCCTTCGGTGTGAATTCCGGTTGGAGGACGCGAGCATCTGTAATCATGGCTGGGCGGGTGTTTTCTCGGCAATACAGATAAACGGAATTGTGTGGTTTCCGTTAGTTCCGATACTAGGCTGTTCCCGCCATCCATCCTGGACAGAAGAATCTCTTATGTATAGAGACAACTTCATTATCTGTCCGTTTCCCCCTTTTGAATACCGTGGAGAAGGTTACTCGATTAATTGGTGCCCATCACGCCCTTGATGAGGTGACTCGGTTAGACGAGTTCGAATCTTGGGTGACTCAAAACTTCGAGGGTGACGACCAGGATCACATTAAAGGATACAAAATCTTGGTCAGAGCACTCTTCCGGACTTTTCAGGAGGAGCTGAACATTCACAGGAAATGCCTGGACATTGAGTCTTCGTTTGAATATTTCCGTGCAGAATCGTCGATAGCAGATATTGATTCGTTGGAAGCCAATTGTGAGGCTTCACATCTACTCAAACATCTCAATGAGTTCGACCGGCGCCTATACCGTGCCCACAATCGAGAGTATCTCAATAGGGAGCTTGCTTCACTTAGGAGCGATGTCATCAAGCCGTTCAATGAACTCTTCGAGAAGTACGGTCGAACGAAGACAACACTTGATCTCTCTGAATACTTTGACTACCAGGCAATCAAAATAGTTCTCCCTG is a window of Halopelagius longus DNA encoding:
- a CDS encoding DUF7845 domain-containing protein, producing the protein MSHIAPHFHEVDMFLWFTDNGLSPYWALSNLCIGEFDGYRKITFEIGDEVWTARINYNPETGIAPRDSDPIESEKAYEYKIHAEGPDEQKADFVFSPRWDDQKKPDGDEMKRPWCGGEGVQAHVQGSNLTYDEYLFVLQSTLQAFADEAETDFSRRYFGRPRGDSNIVTTELYVRLMREYAKKLTRSTGIFYRIMHLLAEEKDSQFIYKGDNTNVVGKRHAFALDPFSSSKLVDDHSLGKRLKCYHPKYVRSKESRDDPLSSPKFGVAFHKSLNTTEGITGEYRSGGSAVKWRDRKQLLRELEETLINVLRWAGIPVDADPTAFVEDYHFQVEKSDRSIGHFGDPTPRLEAEQENLVITVLQDISPSARSVMEMLATDGGEAHYKDVADETGYSVSQVYRALEEIGEAVVNENGLVRFFSEKIRQEITAIVERIESSIEDGIGAVARLANVETRSSADSAIQRWMSRYGASFENIGDGEGKIRFDTVLSELKSHGVPTIDEVLEEGLLAWKRAGRNPRVFAELEFVAKEIIGRNRDDGTVGREITW
- a CDS encoding cob(I)yrinic acid a,c-diamide adenosyltransferase, translated to MKIYTGRGDEGMTDLRDMSRVSKTSARIEAYGTVDEANALIGTVRPTGYDDVDEKLERVQNHLHVVQADLANPDPDEDDPVTTADHVEELESFIDEADEELDQLNSFILPSGSDAGSKLHHARAVTRRAERRTVELASEEPVNEQTVAYLNRLSDALFTLARLVNKRDGVREDAPTY
- a CDS encoding glutaredoxin family protein gives rise to the protein MSITLYALDGCPYCEKVHDALEDGGVEYETEWVEALHSERNEVKRVSGQRSVPVLVDEERGVTMNESDNILRYVEETLAAT
- a CDS encoding acyl-CoA thioesterase, translated to MVDLEETYIENRVLVQPDDTNNYDMAHGGNVMKWMDEVGAMSAMRFSGETCVTARMEGVDFHRPIPRGDTALIEAYVYDSGTTSVKVRLRVFREDPLTGETELTTESYFVYVAIDEDGDPTEVPNLSVSSERSRELREEALSDEREDAARTA
- the ddh gene encoding D-2-hydroxyacid dehydrogenase — translated: MPTRVAIHSSVERIFPAEKLRSLLSEYDAEVSDDVAGFDAVVSFGHEPEFLEADLDWIHCVRAGYDEFPLDALRERGIRLTNSTGLHGDSVGETALGFMLQFARRLHRYRSDQADKAWDPPAWDEAFTLNGESVCVVGLGTLGLGVARRADALGMDVTGVRRTPTPVEHVSEVYTPDALVEAISDARFVALTVPLTDETEGLLGAAEFDAMREDAYLVNVARGGVVDQSALVSALRSGDIAGAGLDVFEEEPLPTDSPLWEMENVVVTPHAAAATVDYADRIAALVRENVRRREAGDSLTNLVV
- a CDS encoding DUF7553 family protein, which encodes MNKHFEDAWYYLRRAGEHLSVGIREEAEPVERRVRKMLGREEEVPPSGRERLQAELRRRAPRRVEVGGKKAMRRAQSGIRRYRGGSAE
- a CDS encoding NAD(P)-dependent alcohol dehydrogenase encodes the protein MEIEAAVVEEEGGPFDIETVELDDPQANEVVVRVVGAGVCHTDMIVRDQWYPTPLPAVLGHEGSGVVEEVGANVASVEPGDRVVMSFDADGRCPSCRDGHPAYCEHFYEYNFGGARPEDGTSPISRDGEEISGRFFGQSSFATHAVATERNVVPVEDDVPLELLGPLGCGIQTGAGAVINSLDPQAGSSIVVFGAGSVGLSAVMAADIKGCTDVVVVELRENRLEKAAALGATETVNPDDVDDVVETVRQVTDGGVEYALETTGVTDVAEQAVETLTQRGTLGIAGAPPLGAEASFDVNDLILNGRSVTGIVEGDSSPREFIPDLVELYRQGKFPFDELVTYYDFEEIEQAVEDSENGDAIKPVLRVSEP
- a CDS encoding HNH endonuclease, which translates into the protein MNCRIPRTDATLDVHHIVPRGQGGSDRFSNLVALCRQCHDAAHGKAMAPVVRWYSNGQMDSVEFEAYRHLWKTIDWVRFNEEGRFWYIPLGDIGRFVDEPLIEDRERMPFGKQSR